GCCAGCATCGACGGCGCGTCGGAGTGGCAGATCGTGAAGAGCATCAAGCTTCCCGAATTGCGCGGCAGCCTGGCGATCACGGTGATCTTCAGCATCATCGGCTCGTTCCAGCTGTTCAACGAGCCGAGCATTTTGCAGAACATGGTTCCTGGTAATGCGATCACGACGTATTACACGCCGAACATGTACGCGTACAACCTGAGCTTCTCCGGCAACCAGTCGAACTACGCGGCCGCGTTGGCGATCGTGATGGCCGTGATCACCATGGCCATCGCCTACATCGTCCAGCTCAACAGCCTCAAGGAGCAGATGAAGTGACGACGACTACTGCTGTTCGTGTTGAGGAATCGATGATGATCGTGAAGGAGCGTATGTGATGAGTGCAGCAACGACTTCGGCCGCCGGTCGCCTGACCGACGCCGAGCTCAAGGCCCAGGAGAAGGCCGCCAGGAAGGCGGAGAAGGCCCGCCAGAAGAGGATCGCCGCCGACGAGGCCGCCGAACGCAGGCGCAGCGCGAAGGCCGGGTTCGCGAACGTGAACAACCCGAGGCGTTCCACGTTGTTGACCGTCCTGTGCGCGGTCTTCGCCGTGTACTGCCTGTTCCCGTTCGTCTACCTTTTGATCAACGCGACGAAGACGCAGGCCGACTTCACCAGTACGTTCGGCCTGGGCTTCGGCAAGACGTTCGCCCTGTTCGACAACATCGCGACGGTGTTCTCCTATCAGGACGGTATCTTCGCGCGCTGGCTGTTCAACACGATCCTGTACGTGGTGGTCGGCGCCGGCGGCGCGACCCTGCTGGCGATCATGGGCGGCTACGCTCTGGCCAAGTTCCGCTTCCCGGGGCGCAAAGCGGTGTTCGTGGTCATCATCGGCGCGATCAGCGTGCCGGGCATCGCTTTGGCGGTTCCCCAGTTCCTCCTGTTCGCCAAATTGGGCCTGACGAACACCCCGTGGGCCATGATCATCCCGTCGCTGATCAGCCCGTTCGGTTTGTACCTGATGTGGATCTTCAGCGAGCAGGCCGTGCCCCAGGAGCTGCTGGAGGCCGCCCGCGTGGACGGTGCCTCCGAGTTCCGCACGTTCTGGCAGATCAGCCTCCCGTTGTTGGCTCCGGGCATCGTGACGACGGCCCTGTTCACGATCGTGGCGACGTGGAACAACTACTTCCTGCCGTTGATCATGCTCAAGGACGCGGACTGGTACCCGCTGACCATCGGCCTGAACCAGTGGAAGGACCAGGCGAGCACGGCCGGCGGCCAGGCGATCCAGAACCTGGTGATCACGGGCTCCCTGATCACGATCATCCCCTTGGTCATCGCGTTCTTGTGCCTGCAGAAGTACTGGCAGTCCGGCCTGGCCGCAGGCGCCGTCAAGGAGTGAGCGTACTTTGGCTCCCTTCTGGTGGAGGGAGCCGAGATAAAGGCGCATAACCACTAACAGAAGGAGGCACCTATGCAGATATTCGCATTGTTGAGAATTGTGCAGGTGCCTCCTTGTGTGTCTGTGCAACGTGAGGAATTTATTCCCGTAGACGCAGATTATCGATAAAATTCAATAAAGGAACTGAATCATCATGGAACGTAAAGAGTTCAAGTGGCCGCAGCCTCTTGCGGGCAACGAGCCCCGCATCTGGTACGGCGGCGACTACAACCCCGACCAGTGGCCGGAGGAAGTCTGGGACGAAGACATCGAGCTTATGCAGCAGGCCGGCGTCAACCTCGTCTCCGTAGCCATCTTCTCCTGGGCCAAGCTTGAGCCCGAAGAAGGCGTGTACGACTTCGATTGGCTCGATCGCGTCATCGACAAGCTCGGCAAGGCCGGCATCGCCGTCGATCTCGCCTCCGGCACCGCATCCCCGCCGATGTGGATGACCCAGGCCCACCCGGAGATCCTCTGGGTCGACTACCGCGGCGACGTCTGCCAGCCCGGTGCCCGCCAGCACTGGCGCGCCACCAGCCCGGTCTTCCTTGACTACGCGCTCAACCTGTGCCGCAAGATGGCCGAGCACTACAAGGACAACCCCTATGTGGTCTCTTGGCATGTGAGCAACGAGTACGGCTGCCACAACCGCTTCGACTATTCCGAAGACGCCGAGCGCGCCTTCCAGAAGTGGTGCGAGAAGAAGTACGGCACCATCGACGCTGTCAACGACGCTTGGGGAACCGCATTCTGGGCGCAGCGCATGAACAATTTTTCCGAGATCATCCCGCCGCGCTTCATCGGCGACGGCAACTTCATGAACCCGGGCAAGCTGCTTGACTGGAAGCGCTTCAGCTCCGACGCCCTGCTCGACTTTTACAAGGCCGAGCGCGACGCCCTGCTCGAGATCGCCCCCAAGCCGCAGACCACCAACTTCATGGTCTCCGCCGGCGGTGCCGGCATCGATTACGACAAGTGGGGTTACGACGTGGACTTCGTGTCCAACGATCACTACTTCACGCCTGGCGAAGCTCACTTCGACGAGCTGGCTTACTCGGCCTCCCTATGTGACGGCATCGCCCGCAAGAATCCGTGGTTCCTCATGGAGCACTCCAGCTCCGCCGTCAATTGGCGCCCGATCAACTATCGCGTCGAGCCCGGCGAATTGGTGCGCGACTCCCTGGCCCACTTGGCCATGGGCTCCGACGCCATCTGCTACTTCCAGTGGCGCCAGTCCAAGGCCGGTGCCGAGAAGTGGCACTCTTCGATGGTTCCTCACGCGGGCCCCGACTCCCAGATCTTCCGCGATGTGTGCGAGCTGGGTGCCGACCTCAACAAGCTTGCTGACGAGGGCCTGCTGAGCACCAAGCTGGTCAAGTCCAAGGTCGCCGTCGTCTTCGATTACGAGTCCCAGTGGGCTACGGAACACACCGCCACGCCTACTCAGGAGGTACGCCATTGGACCGAGCCGCTCGCGTGGTTCCGCGCGCTGGCGGACAACGGTCTGACTGCAGACGTGGTGCCGGTTCGCGGCCCTTGGGACGAGTACGAAGCCGTCGTGCTGCCGAGCCTGACCATCCTGTCCGAAGAGACCACGCGCCGCGTGCGCGAGTATGTGGCGAACGGCGGCAAGCTGTTCGTGACCTACTACACCGGTCTGGTGGACGACAAGGATCACGTCTGGCTGGGTGGCTACCCCGGTTCCATCCGTGACGTGGTGGGTGTGCGCGTTGAGGAATTCGCCCCGATGGGCAACGACTTCCCCGGTGCCATGGACCACCTTGACTTGGACAACGGAACCGTGGCGCACGATTTCGCCGACGTGATCACCTCCGTGGCCGATACCGCTCACGTGGTCGCCTCCTTCAAGGCAGATAAGTGGACCGGTTTCGACGGCGCTCCCGCCATCACCGTCAACGACTTCGGCGACGGCAAGGCCGCATACGTCGGTGCCCGTCTCGGCCGTGAGGGTTTGGCCAAGAGCCTGCCCGTGCTGCTGGAGGAACTCGGCATCGAGACTTCGGCTGAGGACGATCGCGGTGAAGTGCTGCGCGTCGAGCGTGCGGACGAAACTGGCGAGAACCACTTCGTGTTCCTGTTCAACCGCACCCACGATGTTGCGGTCGTGGACGTGGAAGGCGAACCGCTGGTCGCCTCGCTGGCCCAGGTCAACGAGTCCGAGCACACGGCCGCCATCCAGCCCAACGGCGTACTCGTCGTCAAGCTGTAAAACCGCGCATAGCGCCTAATTACCGAAAGGCTCCCCTGCTGCTCATCGTAGCAGGGGAGTCGTTTTCGTATCTCCAGCAAAGTCGGGTAGGGTGGTCACCGTGCGAGGCAAAAACAGAGTGACGATGGCGGACGTGGCCCATGAGGCCGGTGTTTCGGTAGCCTCGGTGTCTAATTTTCTGAACAAACAGCCATATATGAGCGAGGCGATGGCCGCGCGTATTGCGGAAGCCATCGACAGGCTCGGATACAAAGTCAACTCGTCGGCCAGAAACCTGCGTTCCGGGCGTACCCGGTTGCTCAAGCTGGTCATTCCCGATCTGCGGCAGGTGTACTTCTCCGAACTCGCCGAGGATATTCTGGCCGAGGCCCGGCAACATGGCTACGGCGTCATCGTGGAATCCACCACCAACAATCGTGCCCGCGAGCTGGAAAGCATCGCATCGATGGGCACGCACAGCGCGGACGGGCTCATCTTAAGCCCTCTGATGATGACGGTTGACGATATCGCGGCTTTGGATGGCGATTACCCGCTCGTGCTGTTGGGTGAACGTTTGTTCGGCGTCAACGCGCCGCACGTAGTGATTCGCAATCGCGAAGGGGCCGCCGCCGCGACTTATCACCTGCTTGATGCCGGTTGCCGCCGCATCGCCGTAGTCGGTGCCGTGCCCCACCCCGAGCACGATTTCTCGTCGGGCTCCATCCGCACCCACGGATATCGTGAGGCGCTGGCCGCGCGCGACATCCCCTGTGATGACAGTCTGCTTATCGAAACCCAAGGCTGGGGGAGCGCCGACGGTTTGGCCGCGGTGGACACCATGCTGGAGAGTGGCCTGCAATTCGATGCCGTGTTCGCTTTGAATGACTTGCTGGCGTGGGGCGTGCTGCGTGAACTGCGCGAACGCGGCGTTGCCGTGCCGGATGATGTTCGCGTCATCGGCTTCGATGACGTGGAGGAATCGGCCTACATGGTGCCGTCTCTTTCCACCGTTAACCCCGGCAGGGAAGCCATCGCCCGACTGGCCGTCGAATCCATCATCCAACAGGTCGAATCCGGCAGTCGCGCTCCTGCCCAAACCATCGAGGCCCCCTATAGCCTCTCCCTGCGCGAGTCCTCGCCGGCGTTGGCCTGCGCCTGATGAATCCATGGTTCGAAATATCCGAAGTGAATGACAAGGCCCGTCAATCGTATGGTGATTGACGGGCCCTGGTCGTATTGGACTTGACTGTACTTGGTACGGGCGTGACTCTCCGTCTTTTAGCCGTGGAATTCCACGCTGATCCAGGAGATGGCGGGAAGCGTTGCCGTGCAGGTGCCGGTGGCGTTCATCGCAATGTCGAGCGGTTGCGGCGTGACGGCTTCGGGCGCTTCGGCGGTGTTGGTGCGGTACGGATCGTCCTCATGCAACAGTTGCGCCTTGCCGAGCGCGAGCGTGCCGAGACCGGGCAGGCCGGGCAGCCCGGAAAGGTCGATGGTGAGCGTGTGCGGGGTGTTGGCGTCGCGGTTGACGGCAAGCAGCAGACCGGTGCGGGCCTGTTCATCCCACGTGACTACCGCGTCGATGGCCGGCACGTCGCCGTATGCCTCGGTATGGATGGTGGGGGAGCTGATGGCCGGAGCGTAGGCCTGGCCGCGCGCGTGAAGGGCGGCTTCGGCGAACGGGTAGAACGTGGTCTGCCGCCATGCCGGGCCGTGTTCCTCGGCCATGATGGGGGCGATGACGTTGACCAGCTGGGCGCGCGAGGCGGAACGCACGCGATCGCAGTGCTTGAGCAGGGTGATCATCAGGGAACCTTCGACCACCGCGTCGGCCGCGGTGTAGATGTCTTCCAGCAAATGTGGAGACTTGGGCCATGGCTCGTGGTGCAAACCCTGCGCGGCCTCCGCCTTCCACTGGTCTTCCTGCTCGTTCCACTTGTCCGAATACCATACGCCCCATTCGTCGAAGGACAGGGCGATGTCTTTGGTGCCGTTATTGGCTTCGCGCGCCTGATCGGCCGCGTCCGAGACGGTGGCGATGAACTTGGTCATGTCTTCGGAAGAGGCCAGGAAGTCCTGCATGGAGGCGGCGGCCCGGGTTTTATGGCCGCGGTCGAAGTAGTAGGCATGGCAGGAGACGAAGTCGAGATTCTCGTAAGCCTTGGTGAGCACGGTCTTCTCCCACGTGCCGAAGGTCGGCATATAGGCACCCGAGGAACCGCAGGCCACGAGTTCGAGACCGGACTCGGCGAGCTTCATGGCGTGGGCCACCTTATCCACCGCGCCGGCATATTCTTCCGGGCTCATGTGGCCCACCTGCCACGGGCCGTCCATTTCGTTGCCGATGCACCACATCTTGATATCCATCGGCTCCTCGATGCCGTTGGCCACGCGCTGATCCGCCCAAGCGGTGCCGGGCGCGCCGTTGACATACTCGAGCTCGTCGAGCGCGGCTTTCAGCCCCCGGGTGCCCATGTTGACGGCAAGCATGATTTCGGTGCCGGCTTTCTGGCTCCAGCGGTAGAAGTCGTCGATGCCCATCTCGTTGGTTTCGGTGCAATGCCAGGCCAGGTCGCGGCGCATGGGGCGATTCTCGCGTGGACCGATGCCGTCTTCCCAGTTGTAGTTGGATACGAAATTGCCGCCGGGGTAGCGCACGCAGGTGACGCCCAGCTCCTTGACCAGGTCAAGCACGTCTTGGCGGAAGCCGTTTTCGTCGGCGGTGGGATGGCTGGGCTCGTAGATGCCGCCGTAGACGCAGCGGCCCAGATGTTCTACGAATGAGCCGAACAGACGCGGGGGAACGTCGGCTACCGGAGTGGCGTCGGCGTTGAGGGCGATGCTGGCGTCCGGCGTGGTTGCGTTGCCAGTTGTGGAGACGTTACTGGCCGTGGTGCCGGCGGCGGTCGGCGCCGGGCTGCTTTCCTGCTTGTCGGGATGGGTGGTTTCGGCGGAATACTGGCTGTTGTGAGTGGTCATGAGCGGGATGCATCTCCTTCGGTTTGCGGTTAGTCACCATGGTGCGACGTGTCGTGTTTGCGTAAACATAAAACATGTGGTACCGTTTCTTAAAACGATACAAGACTTGGAACAAAACGCCAAGTCCCGTCGTTTCCAATAACAAGGAAGGAAAGAACGATGAAGTTCGGCAAGAAGACAATTGCCCTGATTGGTGCTGTGGCCATGCTCTCCTCTGTAGCTGCCTGCGGTTCCACTTCTGCCGGGGATGGCGGAAGCACCGGCTCCTCTGATAAGAAGGTCGAGCTGACCGTGTGGTCCTGGGATTCCACACTGCCTCGTACGGTCAAGGGATTCGAGGCCAAGAACCCGAACATTAAGGTGAAGGTGACCAACGCCGGCACCAACAAGGACGAGTACAACGCACTGTCCAATGCCATCGAGGCAGGCTCCGGTGCTCCGGACATCGCCCAGATCGAATACTACGCACTGCCCGAATACGTGATTCGCGGCCACCTCGAGAACCTTTCCGATCTCGGTGCCTCCGATTTCAAGGACTTCTACACCCCGGGCACGTGGTCCTCGGTGAACATCAATGACGGCGTCTACGCCCTGCCGATGGATTCCGGCCCGATGGCCTGGTTCTACAACAAGGGCGTCTTCGACAAGGCCGGCGTCGATCCGACTCAGGTGCGCACGTGGGACGACTTCTACGAGGCCGCCAAGAAGATTCGCGCCGTGGACTCCTACATCACCTCCGATTCCGGTGACGCCGGCTTCTTCGACTCCATGACCTGGCTGGCCGGCGCGACCCCGTTCGAGACCTCCAAGGACGGCGGGACCGTGACCATCAACCTGACCGGTGACAAGAACGTCAAGACCTTCACCGACTTCTGGCAGAAGATGATCGACGAAGATCTCATCGACACCAAGACCGTCGGCTGGACCGACGATTGGAACAAGGGTCTGGATGACGGCTCCATCGCATCCCTGCTGACCGGCGCTTGGATGCCGTACAACCTGCTTTCCGGCGCTCCGAACGGTGACGGCAAGTGGCGCATCGCCCAGATGCCGACCGCAGACGGCTCCGAGACCAACTCCGAGAACGGTGGTTCCTCGCTGGCCATCGTGAAGTCCGACGACAAGGACAAGGTCGCCGCCGCCTACAAGTTCATGGAATACGCCTGCCACGACGCCGAGGGCATTAAGACCCGTGTTGACGGCGGTGCCTTCCCGGCCGACAACGACACCCTCAAGTCCAACGACTTCCTCAACATGACCTCCCTGACCGACTCCGACGGCAAGGCCCACGAGTACTTCGGCGGTCAGAAGTTCAACGAGGAGCTGGCCAAGGCCGCAGCCAATGTGTCCACCGGCTACAAGTTCCTGCCCTTCGAGGTCTACGCTCGCGGCAAGTTCGGCGACTACGCCGGCGATGCCTACACCGGCAAGACCACGCTCTCCGATGCCGTGGCTTCCTGGCAGAAGGACCTGCAAGATTACGCCAAGCAGCAGGGCTACCAGGTGAAGTAACGGCAATCACAGCAGACTTCCTCCTGTGGTTTCTGTAGCGGGAGGTTGCGATAACAGGGTCGGGCACTCTTCGGAGCGCCCGATTTTCTTATGCCATGGGAGCAGTGGCGCGCGGATTGCGATACCAAGATGGCGTGTTGCCGAAGAATGTGTATAATAAAAGATGTTATCGCAACCATAGCTACAAAGTGGCGAAACAAAGCCGTTTTGTGACTACTGAACCATAGAGTGATGGTTCACGATAGCATGACGACGAGGAGAGTTGCCATGCTGTTGTGGTGACAATCACTGCAGACCGCCGAAAGGCGATCCAAGGAAGGAGAACAGAACGATGAAGTTCACCGTTGCTAAGAAGGCCATTGCACTTACCGGTGCGGTTGCCATGCTGGGTTCCGTTGCCGCCTGCGGTTCCGACACCGCCAGTGGCAAGCCGGCTCAAGATAAGGACGTTACCGAAATCACCGTGTGGGCTTGGGAGCCCACGCTGACCCAGGTTGCCAAGGACTTCACCAAGAAGACCGGCATCAAGGTCGATCTCAAGAACGTCGGCACCAACACCAAGGAATACACCCAGCTTGATAACGCCATCGAGGCTGGCTCCGGTGCTCCGGACGTCGCTCAGGTTGAGTACTACGCCATCCCGCAGTACGCCATCAAGGGCAACCTGCTGGACATCACCGACAAGACCTCCGGCTACTCCGACTTCTACACCCCTGGCCCGTGGGCTTCCGTGCAGTTCGCCGGCAAGGTCTACGGCCTGCCGATGGATTCCGGCCCAATGGCCTTCTTCTACAACAAGGAGGTCTTCGACAAGGCCGGTGTTGACGCCGAGCAGATCAAGACCTGGGATCAGTACTACGACGCCGCCAAGAAGATTCACGCTCTGGGCGACAACTACTACATCACCTCCGACACCGGTGACGCCGGCTTCTTCGACTCCATGACCTGGCTGGCCGGTGCAAAGCCGTTCCAGACCTCTTCCGATGGTTCCGAAGTCACCGTCAACCTGACCGAGGACAAGGGCGTCAAGACCTTCACCGACTTCTGGCAGAAGCTGCTGGACGAGGGCCTGCTCGACACCAAGACCGCTGGCTGGTCTGAGGACTGGTTCAAGGGCATGGTCGACGGCACCATCGCCTCCCTGTTCACTGGCGCTTGGATGCCTGCCAACCTGGCCAACTCCGCTGCTGACGGCGCTGGCAAGTGGCGTGTGACCCAGATGCCGACCGCTGACGGCTCCACCACCAACTCCGAGAACGGTGGTTCTTCGCTGGCTGTGCTCGCCTCCACCAAGAAGGCTGACGCTGCTTACCAGTTCATCGAGTACGCCAACCACGGCGACGGCGTGGCCACCCGTGTGGCCGGCGGTGCATTCCCGGCTGACAAGGCCTCCATGGAGTCCGACTCCTTCAAGAACACCACCACTGTGAAGAACGCCGATGGCGAGGACGTTGACTACTTCGGTGGTCAGAAGTACAACGAGGTTCTGGCTCAGGCTGCTGAGAACGTGTCCTCCGACTACCAGTTCCTGCCCTACGAGGTCAAGGCCCGCACCATCTTCGGCGACTACCTTGGCAAGTCCTACACCGGCGACCAGAAGCTGACTGACGGTATCGCCGCTTGGCAGAAGGCACTGCAGGATTACGGCAAGGATCAGGGCTTCACCGTGAAGTAAGCCTTGAACCCTCGCTGAGACTGCCTAGCTAATCTCACCTGATACACAAAGCCTCGTGACGAATCCCGTCACGGGGCTTCTACCGTTTTAAGCCCCGCCTAGTACACTCGTCACCATGCGAGTGATCGGACAGCGAATCAAAAGAATGGCAACCATAGCAGTGACTGCCATCCTTTCCGTATCCTTGGCCTCGTGCGGGCAGTCCACCACCGATAACCGCACGGAAATCAGCGTATGGAGCTGGGAACCGAGCATGGGCGAGGTCATCCGCCGTTTCGAAAAAGCCAATCCGGACATCCGCGTGAAATGGACCAACATCTCCGGCTATGGCAATCTCAACACCGCCATTCAGGACGGTTACGGCACGCCGGACGTGGCTCAAATCGAATACTATGCACTGTTGCAGTACGCGGTCTCCGGCCAATTGCTTGATCTGACCGACAAAATCGGCTCGGATTATTCCAACTTCTTTACCCTCGGCACATGGTCGTCCGTGCAGCTCGCCGGCCGTACCTACGGGCTGCCCATGGATTCGGGCCCGATGGGCTTCTTCTACAACGAAGACGTGTTCCGCCAAGCCGGCGTGGACGCCACCAAGATCAAGACTTGGGATGACTACTATGAGGCTGCCAAAAAGCTCAAGGAGATTGGCGTGTACATCGCCGCCGACTCGGGCGATGGCAGCTTTTACGATGCCATGGTCTGGCTCGCCGGCGGCCAGCCGTTCCACACGTCGGCCGACGGCAAAACCGTGACCATCGATTTGGATGAGGACGCCGGCACCCAACGGTTCACCGAATTCTGGCAGAAAATGATCGATGAGGGGCTTGTTGACACCACCTCCGCCACATGGTCCGACCGATGGAAGCGCCGTGTGGGCACCGGTACCATCGCCTCCGTATTCTCCGGAGCCTGGATGCCGTCGCTGCTGCTGTCCAATGTGCCGGGCGCGGCCGGTCTGTGGCGCGTGGCTCCCATGCCCACCTATGATGGCCAGCCCACCAACGCCGAAAGCGGCGGGTCGGCACTGACCGTACTGCAATTGACCCGTAAGCCGGATGCGGCTTATCGTTTCGTGGACTTTGTGGCGCATGACGCCCAAGGCATTAGCGCGCGTGTGGATGGCGGTGCTTTCCCGGCCGATTATGCCACCCTGAATTCCGCTGATTTTTTGGATAAAACCACGATTACCAATGACCGGGGCATTGAAATCCCGTATTTCGGCGGGCAGAAGTTCAACCGTGTACTGTCGGAGGCCGCCGAGGATGTGTCGGTCGGATACCAGTATCTGCCGTTCGAAGTGTATGCGCGCAGTGACTTCAAATCGACGGTGGGCCAGGCATACGAGTGGTCCGGCAGTTTCCACGCCTATCAGCAGCGACAGGAAGCCATTGAGATGGGTATGAAGGACAAGGAAGGCAACCCGCTCGAACCATTGGAGAAGCCCGGCAAGAGAGTCAGTCTCTCCGACGGCCTGGCCCAATGGCAGAAAGACCTCCGAGAATACGGCCTCAATCAGGGCTTTACGATTAAGTAGGGATTCGGGGTTGGATCGGAATCGACCGCGCTATACGCGGCCGATTCCTGCATACTACGTCACTTCACATTGCGCGAGTAGATGTGCGCCATGCCCTTGAAAATCAAATCCGGGTCATACACGTCAATCAGCTCGGTGTCATTCTCAAACACTCGACCGAGGCCACCGGTGGTGATCACCTTGAAATCCTCGCCTCCGAGCTCTTTGCGGAACTGACGAATCGTGCGCTCCACACCGCCCAAGAACGTGTAATACAAACCGGCCTGCATGCAGGTCTTGGTGTTGGTGCCCAGAATCGTATCTGGTCGCGTAATTTCCACTTCCGGCAGCTGGGCCGTATCTCCCCACAGAGCGGCCGCACCGGCACGGATGCCGGTGGTGATGACGCCGGAATCGACCACGCCCTTGTCGCTCACGTGTGTGAACGTGGTGGCGGTGCCGAAATCAGCCACCAGCACTGGGCCGCCATACTCGTAATAGGCACCGGCGCAGTCGGCCAGAATATCCGCACCCAGCGATTTCGGATCGTCAACGCGCACGTTCATACCGGTCTTGATGCCCGGTCCCACCACCATCGGATCAATGTCGAGGAATTTGACGATGGACGAACGGAAGGAGTGCATCACTTTCGGCACCACCGAACAGATGATCACATCGTCCACATCGGATGGCTGAAAACCGCTCATTCTCAGGAATTCAGTCAGAAACAGCCCATACTCATCAGACGTATGGTTGGCTTTGGTGGTGATGCGGTAGGTGCCGGCGATGGTATCGCCATCCAAAAAGCCCAGCACGATGTTCGTATTGCCGATATCAACGGCGACCAGCATGATAACCCTCCAGATTCAAGATGGATTTCATGCGCAATTCTACAGTCCCATGGCTATGATGGCCTGCGGTGGTCGACCCAGCGTGGCGGCCAACCGTAGAACACAACATATACAGAGGAAGAACCATGTCTCAAGACAATGGTGCGCACATCGAAGACGGCGCAACCACAGATGCGAGCCTTGCCTCGCGTGCAAAGAATCCGAAAAAAAACGGCCCGAAGTGGTGGCTGATCTCACTGATTGCCGTCATCGTGGCAGTGGCGGTCGTCATCGGCGTCACGCTCGCTTTCGGCGGTAAGAAAGATGACAAGTCGGCCTCGTCCAGCAACCAATATGCCGACACCGTGACCATCGGCCTCAAACTGGCCCCCACCAATCTGGACATCCGCAACACCGCCGGCTCCGCGCTTGACCAGATCCTGATTGGCAACGTATACGAAGGCATCGTGGCACGTGACTCCAAGAACCAGGTCGCTCCCGCCATCGCCTCCAGCTGGGAGACGTCCAAGGACGGCCTGACCTACACCTTCCACCTCAATAAGAACATGACCTTCTCCAATGGCGACAAACTTGACGCCGAGGACGTGGCCTGGTCCATCAACGAGCTGATCGCTAAGGGCTACCACGACGCCGACGCGCTCGCCGCCGTCAGCAAGGTGGAGGCCAAGGACGCCGACACCGCGGTGATCACGCTCAAGACGCCGAACTCCAACCTGTTGTGGACCCTGACCGGTCGCGCAGGGCTCGTGTTCGACAAGGATGCCAAGTATGACCTGAAGACGCAGGCCGTCGGCTCCGGCCCCTACACCGTTGCCAAGTTCGTGGAAAACAGCTCGATCACGCTGAAGGCCAATGAGAAGTACTGGGGCAAGAACAAGGCCAAGACGCCCACTGTGGTCGTCAAGTATCTGGCCGACGACAACGCCGCGGTCAATGCGCTGAAGTCCGGTGACGTGCAGGTGCTCGCCCCGATTACCGAGAACCTCGCCGAACCGTTCAAGTCCGATTCCGCCAAGTACACGGTCAAAGCCGGCAACGGCACCGACAAGTTCGTGCTCGGCTTCAACAACGCTTCCGGTTCCAAACTGGCTGACAAGCGCATTCGTCAGGCCATCCGTTACGCCATCAACCACAAGGAGCTCATCGCCTCTCGCGGCGGTGCGGACAAGGCGCTCGGCGGCCCGATCCCGTCTCTCGACCCCGGCTACGAGGATCTGACGAATCTGTACCCGTATGATCAGAACAAGGCCAAGTCGCTCATGGCTGAAGCCGGCTATTCCACCGACAAGCCGCTTCAACTTACGCTGACCTACGCCAACATCTACGGCACCGAGCTCGGAGACCAGCTGCGCTCCCAGCTCAAGCCCCTCGGCATCGACCTGAAGGTGAATGTGGTGGAGTTCTCCACGTGGCTGCAGGATGTGTACACCAACCACACCTTCGATATTTCGCTGGTGGACCACAACGAAAGCCACGACTTCGCATCGTGGACCGATCCGACATACTATTTCGGTTACGACAACAAGAATGTGACCAAGCTGTACAACGAGGGTGTTGCCGCCACCTCCGACAAGGAGCGT
This DNA window, taken from Bifidobacterium longum subsp. longum JCM 1217, encodes the following:
- a CDS encoding ABC transporter substrate-binding protein, whose translation is MKFGKKTIALIGAVAMLSSVAACGSTSAGDGGSTGSSDKKVELTVWSWDSTLPRTVKGFEAKNPNIKVKVTNAGTNKDEYNALSNAIEAGSGAPDIAQIEYYALPEYVIRGHLENLSDLGASDFKDFYTPGTWSSVNINDGVYALPMDSGPMAWFYNKGVFDKAGVDPTQVRTWDDFYEAAKKIRAVDSYITSDSGDAGFFDSMTWLAGATPFETSKDGGTVTINLTGDKNVKTFTDFWQKMIDEDLIDTKTVGWTDDWNKGLDDGSIASLLTGAWMPYNLLSGAPNGDGKWRIAQMPTADGSETNSENGGSSLAIVKSDDKDKVAAAYKFMEYACHDAEGIKTRVDGGAFPADNDTLKSNDFLNMTSLTDSDGKAHEYFGGQKFNEELAKAAANVSTGYKFLPFEVYARGKFGDYAGDAYTGKTTLSDAVASWQKDLQDYAKQQGYQVK
- a CDS encoding ABC transporter substrate-binding protein produces the protein MKFTVAKKAIALTGAVAMLGSVAACGSDTASGKPAQDKDVTEITVWAWEPTLTQVAKDFTKKTGIKVDLKNVGTNTKEYTQLDNAIEAGSGAPDVAQVEYYAIPQYAIKGNLLDITDKTSGYSDFYTPGPWASVQFAGKVYGLPMDSGPMAFFYNKEVFDKAGVDAEQIKTWDQYYDAAKKIHALGDNYYITSDTGDAGFFDSMTWLAGAKPFQTSSDGSEVTVNLTEDKGVKTFTDFWQKLLDEGLLDTKTAGWSEDWFKGMVDGTIASLFTGAWMPANLANSAADGAGKWRVTQMPTADGSTTNSENGGSSLAVLASTKKADAAYQFIEYANHGDGVATRVAGGAFPADKASMESDSFKNTTTVKNADGEDVDYFGGQKYNEVLAQAAENVSSDYQFLPYEVKARTIFGDYLGKSYTGDQKLTDGIAAWQKALQDYGKDQGFTVK
- a CDS encoding ABC transporter substrate-binding protein → MRVIGQRIKRMATIAVTAILSVSLASCGQSTTDNRTEISVWSWEPSMGEVIRRFEKANPDIRVKWTNISGYGNLNTAIQDGYGTPDVAQIEYYALLQYAVSGQLLDLTDKIGSDYSNFFTLGTWSSVQLAGRTYGLPMDSGPMGFFYNEDVFRQAGVDATKIKTWDDYYEAAKKLKEIGVYIAADSGDGSFYDAMVWLAGGQPFHTSADGKTVTIDLDEDAGTQRFTEFWQKMIDEGLVDTTSATWSDRWKRRVGTGTIASVFSGAWMPSLLLSNVPGAAGLWRVAPMPTYDGQPTNAESGGSALTVLQLTRKPDAAYRFVDFVAHDAQGISARVDGGAFPADYATLNSADFLDKTTITNDRGIEIPYFGGQKFNRVLSEAAEDVSVGYQYLPFEVYARSDFKSTVGQAYEWSGSFHAYQQRQEAIEMGMKDKEGNPLEPLEKPGKRVSLSDGLAQWQKDLREYGLNQGFTIK
- a CDS encoding type III pantothenate kinase produces the protein MLVAVDIGNTNIVLGFLDGDTIAGTYRITTKANHTSDEYGLFLTEFLRMSGFQPSDVDDVIICSVVPKVMHSFRSSIVKFLDIDPMVVGPGIKTGMNVRVDDPKSLGADILADCAGAYYEYGGPVLVADFGTATTFTHVSDKGVVDSGVITTGIRAGAAALWGDTAQLPEVEITRPDTILGTNTKTCMQAGLYYTFLGGVERTIRQFRKELGGEDFKVITTGGLGRVFENDTELIDVYDPDLIFKGMAHIYSRNVK